A genomic window from Sphingobacterium spiritivorum includes:
- a CDS encoding lipocalin family protein — translation MDKKKSLLLLSATAVGTLLYQAFKPVRSDIRGVSNFNLDSYLGQWYEIARLDFRWEKNLKNVTANYSLNEDGSIQVVNEGYDMRRQKQKKSIGKAKFMRDQNEGAFKVSFFPPFSAGYHVMKIDPDYKYALVFGDNLNYMWILSREKSIPGDIKSIYLDFALRSGFEIHKLVWTIQD, via the coding sequence ATGGACAAGAAAAAATCATTACTGCTTCTATCCGCCACCGCTGTTGGCACACTGTTATATCAGGCATTCAAGCCTGTCAGATCGGATATCAGAGGAGTCTCAAATTTTAATCTTGACAGTTACCTGGGCCAATGGTACGAAATAGCCAGACTGGACTTTCGGTGGGAGAAAAATCTCAAAAATGTGACCGCCAATTACAGTCTTAATGAAGATGGCAGTATTCAGGTTGTAAATGAAGGTTACGATATGCGCAGGCAGAAACAGAAGAAGAGCATAGGTAAAGCCAAATTTATGCGGGATCAAAATGAGGGCGCGTTCAAGGTCAGCTTCTTCCCTCCCTTTTCAGCAGGCTATCATGTTATGAAAATAGACCCTGATTATAAGTATGCCTTAGTATTTGGTGATAATCTCAATTACATGTGGATTCTGTCCAGGGAAAAATCAATTCCGGGAGATATCAAATCTATTTATCTGGATTTTGCATTGAGAAGCGGATTTGAGATCCACAAACTGGTGTGGACTATACAGGATTAG
- a CDS encoding S1/P1 nuclease: MKKIIKLLLLLAFFAQTSSVWGWGMTGHRVVTEIAERHLTNKAKKNIAKLIGKQHLAYWANWPDFVKSDHAFDETSPFHYINTEGNLTKEQFATALQQSPDNNIYKQLIRLSADLKAKDKGLTEMQQNLYFLIHLMGDAHQPMHVGRPADLGGNKIEVMWFGKPDNIHRVWDSNLVDYEKYSYTEYANVLDIHTRQENQRLTDGDFASWLYDTHIVANKIYKDVEQNSNLSYRYIYDNKYVVEDALLKGGLRLAKVLNEIFG, translated from the coding sequence ATGAAGAAAATAATAAAATTGTTGTTGCTGCTGGCATTTTTTGCTCAGACATCATCGGTGTGGGGTTGGGGAATGACAGGTCACCGTGTAGTAACAGAAATTGCTGAACGCCACCTGACCAATAAGGCAAAAAAGAATATTGCCAAACTAATCGGAAAGCAACATCTTGCTTACTGGGCGAATTGGCCTGATTTCGTGAAATCTGATCATGCTTTTGATGAGACATCACCTTTCCATTATATCAATACAGAAGGAAATCTGACAAAGGAGCAGTTTGCTACGGCACTGCAGCAGTCGCCTGATAACAACATCTATAAACAGCTGATTCGTTTGTCTGCTGATCTGAAAGCAAAAGATAAGGGATTGACAGAAATGCAGCAGAATCTTTATTTTCTGATCCATCTTATGGGGGATGCCCATCAGCCTATGCATGTTGGCAGACCGGCAGATCTTGGCGGTAATAAAATTGAAGTGATGTGGTTCGGCAAACCGGATAATATTCACCGTGTGTGGGATTCCAATCTGGTAGATTATGAGAAGTATAGCTATACTGAATATGCGAATGTTCTTGATATTCATACCAGACAGGAGAATCAAAGGCTGACGGATGGTGATTTTGCTTCTTGGTTATACGACACGCATATCGTAGCCAATAAGATTTATAAAGATGTGGAGCAGAATTCTAATCTGTCTTACCGCTATATATATGATAATAAGTATGTGGTGGAAGATGCTTTATTAAAAGGCGGCTTACGACTGGCGAAGGTACTTAATGAAATCTTTGGTTAA
- a CDS encoding DUF4268 domain-containing protein — MFEFFNSFEQKLQGFTLYSREESKRIKETFWTKFGQFMSLQPNSEGAKINWINYRTGIKHLYFRMNADKRNAEIMIEISHPDTGIRLLMFEQFEQYKTLLHAVLGEEWNWEKDSYDTDGKKISRIYAAVSGISIYNENDWPELISFFKPRISALDEFWNDAQYGFDLFK, encoded by the coding sequence ATGTTTGAATTTTTCAATAGTTTTGAACAAAAATTACAGGGCTTTACATTGTATTCACGAGAAGAATCTAAACGGATCAAAGAAACATTCTGGACCAAATTTGGTCAATTTATGAGCTTACAGCCCAACAGTGAAGGTGCAAAAATCAACTGGATCAATTACCGCACCGGAATCAAGCATCTTTACTTCAGAATGAACGCAGACAAGCGAAATGCGGAGATCATGATTGAAATATCACATCCTGATACGGGTATTCGTCTGCTTATGTTCGAGCAATTCGAACAATACAAAACGCTATTACATGCGGTACTTGGGGAAGAATGGAATTGGGAGAAAGACAGCTATGATACAGACGGAAAAAAGATTTCCAGAATTTATGCTGCTGTGTCGGGCATCAGTATCTATAATGAAAATGACTGGCCGGAACTTATTTCTTTTTTTAAACCACGGATAAGTGCTTTAGATGAATTCTGGAATGATGCGCAATATGGTTTCGATTTGTTTAAATAG